One window from the genome of Musa acuminata AAA Group cultivar baxijiao chromosome BXJ1-4, Cavendish_Baxijiao_AAA, whole genome shotgun sequence encodes:
- the LOC135652560 gene encoding 14 kDa proline-rich protein DC2.15-like: MASKASASLGLFFALNLLFFALTSACGTTCPTPTPKPSYGKCPIDTLKLAACANVLNGLITIGIGKFPKQPCECCTLIGGLLDLEAAVCLCTALKANILGINLNVPIDLSLLLNYCGKDVPKEFQCP; this comes from the coding sequence ATGGCGTCCAAAGCCTCAGCTTCCCTTGGCCTCTTTTTTGCCCTCAACCTCCTCTTCTTCGCACTCACCAGTGCCTGCGGCACCACCTGCCCCACGCCCACCCCGAAGCCGTCCTATGGTAAATGCCCCATCGACACCCTGAAACTGGCCGCCTGCGCCAACGTGCTCAACGGCCTCATCACCATCGGCATCGGCAAGTTCCCCAAGCAGCCATGCGAGTGCTGTACTCTCATCGGCGGCCTCCTCGACCTCGAGGCCGCCGTCTGCCTTTGCACCGCCCTCAAGGCCAACATCCTCGGCATCAACCTCAACGTCCCCATCGACCTCAGCCTGCTCCTCAACTACTGTGGCAAGGACGTCCCCAAGGAGTTCCAGTGCCCTTGA
- the LOC135652571 gene encoding 14 kDa proline-rich protein DC2.15-like, whose product MASKASASVALFLTLNLLFFALTTACGTSCPTPTPKPTPRPSYSKCPVDTLKLAACANVLNGLITVGVGKFPKQPCECCTLIDGLLDLEAAVCLCTALKANILGIHLNLPINLSLLLNYCGKKVPKEFQCP is encoded by the coding sequence ATGGCGTCCAAAGCCTCAGCATCAGTTGCCCTCTTCCTCACCCTCAATCTCCTCTTCTTTGCCCTCACCACTGCCTGTGGCACCAGTTGCCCCACACCTACACCGAAGCCCACCCCACGCCCATCCTACAGCAAATGCCCCGTCGACACCCTGAAACTGGCCGCCTGCGCCAACGTGCTCAACGGCCTGATCACCGTCGGCGTCGGCAAGTTCCCGAAGCAGCCGTGCGAGTGCTGTACTCTCATCGACGGCCTCCTTGACCTCGAGGCCGCCGTCTGCCTGTGCACCGCTCTCAAGGCCAATATCCTGGGCATCCACCTCAACCTCCCCATCAACCTCAGCTTGCTCCTCAACTACTGCGGCAAGAAGGTCCCCAAGGAGTTCCAGTGCCCTTGA